A region of Moorena producens PAL-8-15-08-1 DNA encodes the following proteins:
- a CDS encoding MGH1-like glycoside hydrolase domain-containing protein yields the protein MTEEYQRLEEARNHIIHWKRWGPYLSERQWGTVREDYSPDGQAWDYFTHDQARSRTYRWGEDGILGICDDQQYLCFALALWNGKDPILKERIYGLTGPEGNHGEDVKEYYFYLDSTPTHSYMKGLYKYPQAEFPYTWLVEENQRRGPEAAEFELLDTGVFQENRYYDVFLEYAKASAEQILIQITAINRGPDSQTLHILPTLWFRNTWSWNANSPKPLIKVAKSDQQFSVLEASHPTLGQRWFYCEGSPELLFTDNETNYQRLFGVENRSAYVKDGINNYVVQGDKNAVNPSRVGTKVAPHYRFTIGAGETQVIKLWLSDAPNIPQPFGSEFSRILATRRSEADQFYNAIAPPGLNDDQRNIQRQAFAGLLWSKQYYYYDVETWLKGDPNQPPPPPERLKVRNQQWNHLNNADIISMPDKWEYPWFAAWDLAFHCIPLAMIDPDFAKNQLDLMTREWYMHPNGQIPAYEWNFSDVNPPVHGWATWQVYQIEKQLHGTGDRQFLERVFQKLLLNFTWWVNRKDFDGNNVFEGGFLGLDNIGVFDRSSDLPSGGYIEQSDGTSWMGMYCLNMLTIALELALENPVYEDMATKFFEHFLYIAAAMNNIGEDETQLWDEEDGFFYDVLHLPNQEQLPLKVRSMVGLIPLFAVTTIEPETLNKLPGFKKRLEWFIQHRPDLKRNVACMETKGVGAKRMLALCYMTLGKVVESDKFRRIMSKLLDENEFLSDYGIRAISKFHKDNPYRFYVNDHEHRVDYEPAESSNGLFGGNSNWRGPIWMPLNYLLIESLQTFHYYLGDTFKVECPTGSGNLMTLGEVSVELSRRLIGIFQKNQSSHRPIYGKIQEFQTDPNWHNLILFYEYFHGDSGLGIGASHQTGWTGLIAKLIQQCADYSDSK from the coding sequence ATGACTGAAGAGTATCAAAGACTGGAAGAAGCTCGAAATCACATTATCCACTGGAAACGCTGGGGGCCTTACCTAAGTGAGCGACAGTGGGGAACAGTACGGGAAGACTATAGCCCGGATGGACAAGCGTGGGATTATTTTACCCATGACCAGGCGCGATCGCGTACTTACCGTTGGGGCGAAGATGGTATTTTGGGTATTTGTGATGATCAACAGTATTTGTGTTTTGCCCTAGCGCTATGGAACGGGAAAGACCCGATCCTTAAAGAACGGATTTATGGTTTAACCGGCCCTGAAGGTAATCACGGGGAAGATGTTAAAGAGTATTATTTCTATCTAGATAGTACTCCTACCCACTCCTACATGAAGGGATTGTACAAATATCCCCAAGCTGAGTTTCCCTATACTTGGCTAGTCGAGGAAAACCAACGTCGAGGACCGGAAGCAGCAGAGTTTGAACTGCTCGATACAGGGGTATTCCAGGAAAATCGTTACTATGATGTATTCCTAGAGTATGCCAAAGCGTCGGCGGAGCAAATTTTAATCCAAATTACTGCCATTAATCGAGGACCAGATTCTCAAACCCTCCATATCCTACCTACTCTCTGGTTCCGCAATACTTGGTCTTGGAATGCTAATTCTCCCAAACCCCTAATCAAGGTTGCTAAATCTGATCAGCAATTCAGTGTCCTGGAAGCCTCCCATCCCACATTGGGACAACGCTGGTTTTACTGTGAGGGTTCACCAGAATTATTATTTACTGATAACGAAACCAATTATCAGCGCTTGTTTGGGGTAGAGAATCGGTCTGCCTATGTTAAAGATGGCATTAACAACTATGTGGTTCAAGGTGACAAGAATGCCGTCAATCCTAGCAGAGTCGGCACAAAAGTGGCTCCCCATTACCGATTTACTATTGGTGCTGGGGAGACTCAGGTGATTAAGCTGTGGCTGAGTGATGCTCCCAATATCCCCCAACCCTTTGGCAGTGAGTTTTCACGGATTCTTGCCACCCGTCGCTCAGAAGCAGATCAGTTTTACAATGCGATCGCACCACCCGGACTCAATGACGATCAGCGTAATATTCAGCGTCAAGCCTTCGCAGGACTTTTGTGGAGTAAACAGTATTACTACTACGACGTAGAAACCTGGCTCAAGGGTGACCCCAATCAACCGCCACCTCCACCAGAACGCCTAAAAGTCAGGAATCAGCAATGGAATCATCTCAACAATGCAGATATTATTTCGATGCCCGATAAATGGGAATATCCCTGGTTTGCGGCATGGGATTTGGCATTCCACTGCATCCCCTTAGCAATGATTGATCCAGATTTTGCTAAGAATCAACTTGACTTAATGACGCGGGAGTGGTATATGCATCCCAATGGGCAAATTCCCGCCTATGAATGGAACTTTTCAGATGTCAATCCTCCCGTGCATGGGTGGGCAACCTGGCAAGTTTATCAGATCGAAAAACAGTTGCATGGAACAGGCGATCGCCAGTTTTTAGAACGGGTCTTTCAAAAGCTTCTGCTTAACTTTACCTGGTGGGTTAACCGCAAAGATTTCGACGGCAACAATGTATTTGAAGGAGGGTTTTTAGGCTTAGATAATATTGGAGTATTTGACCGCAGTTCAGACCTTCCAAGCGGAGGATATATTGAGCAATCCGATGGCACCAGCTGGATGGGAATGTACTGTCTGAATATGCTCACTATTGCCCTAGAATTAGCTTTAGAAAACCCTGTCTATGAAGACATGGCTACTAAGTTTTTTGAACACTTCCTATACATTGCCGCTGCGATGAATAATATTGGGGAAGATGAGACGCAATTGTGGGATGAAGAAGATGGCTTTTTCTATGATGTGCTACACTTACCTAATCAGGAACAGTTGCCCCTGAAAGTACGCTCCATGGTAGGGTTAATTCCTCTGTTTGCCGTCACTACTATAGAACCAGAAACGCTCAATAAACTTCCGGGTTTTAAAAAACGATTGGAGTGGTTTATTCAACATCGCCCTGATCTCAAACGCAATGTTGCCTGTATGGAAACTAAGGGAGTAGGCGCAAAGCGGATGCTTGCTCTATGTTATATGACTCTTGGAAAAGTGGTAGAAAGTGATAAATTCCGCCGCATTATGAGCAAGTTGTTGGATGAAAATGAGTTTTTAAGTGACTATGGTATCCGAGCCATTTCTAAGTTTCATAAGGATAATCCTTATCGATTTTATGTCAATGATCACGAACATCGTGTAGACTACGAACCCGCTGAATCTAGTAATGGGTTATTTGGGGGGAATTCTAACTGGCGTGGTCCGATTTGGATGCCCCTTAACTATCTCTTAATTGAATCCTTACAAACCTTCCATTACTATTTAGGAGATACCTTTAAAGTGGAATGCCCGACAGGGTCAGGTAATCTGATGACCCTTGGAGAAGTTTCTGTAGAACTATCCCGGCGTCTGATTGGGATTTTCCAGAAAAATCAATCCAGTCATCGTCCTATTTATGGCAAAATTCAGGAATTTCAAACTGATCCGAATTGGCACAATTTAATTCTGTTCTATGAATATTTCCATGGTGATAGTGGCTTAGGAATTGGAGCAAGCCACCAAACTGGTTGGACTGGATTAATTGCCAAACTGATCCAACAATGTGCTGACTATAGTGATTCTAAATGA
- a CDS encoding DMT family transporter, which produces MSSFIAKTTDWLNRIPGRGYLLIAILIFAAANSVIRKLTELGADNLIDGRNPISFCNVLFVGNLCALLALIAIYGRQWNFRSLRQLSGTDWLGLLGVAVLSGALAPSLIFIALERTAVNNVVLIGRIEPPLALALSVLLLKERVNRWVIAGAIVSFIGVILTIVLQPPQENMITMAGGFRIGVGELMAAAGAIALAISTIISKVKLRQIPLGIFTVFRTATGTVIFFVVVIKLFGVGHFMNAFSPFVWQWMILYGAVIVVGGQLCWFKGLKTTTASDVSLASSFSPVAGILAAYLILSEVPTIAQYIGGAVIICGIVLNQIGISRKLPKTDTLIVRASTKEMQVGFKGV; this is translated from the coding sequence ATGTCAAGTTTCATTGCTAAAACAACAGATTGGTTGAATCGGATTCCAGGGCGTGGTTACTTATTGATCGCTATCCTAATTTTTGCAGCAGCGAATTCGGTCATTCGTAAGCTGACTGAACTAGGTGCAGATAATTTAATTGATGGTAGAAATCCTATTTCGTTCTGTAATGTTTTGTTTGTTGGCAATCTCTGCGCGTTGTTAGCGTTGATTGCTATTTATGGGCGACAGTGGAATTTTCGATCCCTAAGACAACTGTCTGGAACAGATTGGTTAGGGTTACTGGGTGTCGCAGTTTTGTCAGGAGCACTGGCACCATCTCTGATATTTATCGCTCTTGAGCGCACTGCTGTTAATAATGTAGTGCTGATTGGACGCATTGAGCCTCCTCTGGCTTTGGCTTTGTCAGTTTTACTTCTCAAAGAACGGGTAAATCGTTGGGTGATAGCTGGTGCGATTGTTTCATTTATTGGTGTCATCCTGACTATTGTGCTTCAGCCTCCCCAGGAAAACATGATTACTATGGCGGGAGGCTTTAGGATTGGTGTCGGTGAATTGATGGCAGCAGCAGGTGCGATCGCATTAGCAATTTCTACGATTATTAGTAAAGTGAAACTGCGCCAAATCCCTTTGGGAATCTTTACGGTGTTCAGAACCGCTACAGGTACAGTGATTTTCTTTGTTGTGGTGATTAAGTTATTTGGAGTAGGTCACTTTATGAATGCTTTCTCACCGTTTGTGTGGCAATGGATGATCCTCTATGGGGCTGTGATTGTAGTAGGGGGTCAACTCTGTTGGTTTAAGGGTTTGAAGACTACTACTGCATCCGATGTTTCTCTGGCCAGTTCCTTTAGTCCAGTAGCGGGCATTTTAGCAGCTTACTTGATTCTCTCAGAAGTACCAACAATAGCTCAGTATATTGGGGGTGCTGTAATTATTTGCGGCATTGTCCTAAATCAAATTGGTATTTCTCGCAAACTTCCTAAAACTGATACTCTAATTGTGAGAGCATCGACTAAAGAAATGCAAGTCGGGTTTAAGGGAGTATAA
- a CDS encoding GNAT family N-acetyltransferase encodes MTYISITTDRLELIAGTPELVQSEMTPSRFTALIDAHIPKAWPPEGHHTGTMKFTAQRLREGSDQIGWWCWYFVLLDKSKNERKLIGIGGFKGQATRDGMVEIGYSVLPEFQRFGYATEAVNALISWAFSHVTIEVVIAETLPELIPSIRVLEKNGFIKIAGVSEPGVIKFMRLARRATLRDRVMVW; translated from the coding sequence TTGACTTACATCAGCATCACCACCGATAGATTGGAACTTATTGCCGGTACACCAGAACTGGTGCAATCAGAAATGACTCCCTCACGGTTTACTGCTTTAATTGATGCTCACATTCCAAAAGCTTGGCCCCCAGAAGGCCATCATACTGGCACTATGAAATTTACTGCACAACGGTTAAGGGAGGGTTCGGATCAGATTGGTTGGTGGTGCTGGTATTTTGTTCTTCTAGACAAGAGCAAAAATGAACGAAAATTAATCGGTATTGGTGGTTTTAAGGGACAAGCTACCCGGGATGGTATGGTAGAAATTGGCTATTCTGTGCTACCAGAGTTTCAAAGGTTTGGATACGCTACGGAAGCAGTTAATGCACTGATTAGTTGGGCATTTTCCCATGTGACAATTGAGGTAGTGATAGCAGAGACGTTACCGGAATTGATTCCATCTATCCGAGTTTTGGAAAAAAATGGATTTATTAAGATTGCTGGAGTGTCTGAACCTGGAGTGATTAAATTTATGCGATTAGCCCGAAGGGCTACGCTACGCGATCGC
- a CDS encoding DUF3574 domain-containing protein: MTFPQSNLASSSCPVEGQTMSKVELYFGLNIPGGGKVEPLVWQKFLDNVISPRFPDGLSIDKISGQWRDAKTDKTIQEESRMVMILYKRSAKAEQAIEDIRAAYKSQFQQDSVMRLDEINCVSF, encoded by the coding sequence TTGACTTTCCCTCAAAGCAATCTCGCATCATCATCTTGTCCAGTAGAAGGCCAAACCATGTCTAAGGTTGAACTCTATTTTGGTTTAAACATCCCTGGTGGCGGAAAAGTGGAACCTCTAGTATGGCAAAAGTTCCTTGATAATGTAATAAGCCCTCGATTTCCAGATGGGCTAAGCATTGACAAAATATCAGGACAATGGCGAGATGCTAAAACAGACAAGACAATACAGGAGGAGTCCCGTATGGTGATGATCCTTTATAAGCGCTCTGCAAAGGCAGAGCAAGCTATTGAAGATATCCGTGCCGCCTATAAGTCACAATTCCAACAAGACTCAGTTATGCGTCTTGATGAGATAAACTGTGTCTCATTTTGA